One window from the genome of Lentibacillus daqui encodes:
- a CDS encoding acyltransferase, with translation MQQVERNYMIDYVKCFAIFFVVTIHSNTVKGVELGTVNGDEVNFIINTIARFAVPFFFVVSGYLFVQKLNKIQLSHPEAVFKRQTQYVRKYIVKLVKLYVAWFAFYFLFELVLRFIETEKNGTALKNMFTDYIGNFDWWNAIYLGSRWPEYHLWFLPALIWAIVLLYVFMQVRLMRVVLVVSLGFNLFGLFGQSYSFIYDVSLNTRDTLFFALFYVMLGGIAAKYEPAVTAFAKKIPTRIAIICLASLFIMQVLEGFITLQVFDGKAENYFLSTIPLVLFLFLLVLQHSQVGKGTLFAKIGANAVGIYVSHVFIMESIRIMMQRLDLVSVEHTVLWKIVLTPMVFIIAYLFYNRLQFGKKFIRSAIVGKKSSWIRVKGGKPEYQ, from the coding sequence GTGCAACAAGTGGAACGGAATTATATGATTGATTATGTGAAATGTTTTGCGATTTTTTTTGTTGTGACTATACATTCTAACACAGTGAAAGGTGTAGAGCTTGGCACCGTAAATGGTGATGAGGTTAATTTTATCATTAATACAATTGCGCGATTTGCGGTACCATTTTTCTTTGTGGTATCAGGTTATTTATTTGTGCAAAAGCTGAATAAGATTCAGTTGAGTCATCCGGAAGCAGTGTTCAAAAGGCAGACCCAATATGTAAGAAAGTACATTGTCAAATTGGTAAAGCTCTATGTGGCATGGTTCGCTTTTTATTTCTTATTCGAACTTGTCTTAAGGTTTATAGAAACAGAAAAAAATGGTACCGCCTTGAAAAATATGTTTACCGATTACATCGGCAACTTTGACTGGTGGAATGCGATTTATCTGGGATCTAGATGGCCGGAATATCATTTGTGGTTTTTGCCAGCATTAATCTGGGCGATTGTACTATTATATGTATTTATGCAAGTCAGACTCATGCGTGTAGTATTAGTCGTTAGCCTCGGATTTAATCTGTTTGGCCTGTTCGGTCAATCTTATTCTTTTATTTACGATGTATCACTGAATACAAGGGATACCCTCTTTTTTGCGCTATTTTATGTAATGCTCGGGGGAATTGCTGCAAAATATGAGCCGGCTGTTACTGCATTTGCCAAGAAAATCCCAACCAGAATTGCGATTATTTGTCTGGCATCGTTATTCATTATGCAGGTGTTGGAAGGTTTTATCACTCTACAAGTGTTCGATGGTAAAGCCGAAAATTATTTTCTGTCGACCATCCCATTGGTTTTATTTTTGTTCCTACTGGTGCTCCAGCATAGCCAGGTTGGCAAAGGTACGCTATTCGCTAAAATTGGGGCGAATGCAGTAGGAATCTATGTTTCGCACGTATTTATTATGGAATCCATCCGAATCATGATGCAGCGGTTGGATCTTGTGTCAGTTGAGCATACGGTACTATGGAAAATTGTGTTAACTCCCATGGTCTTTATCATTGCCTATCTGTTCTATAACCGGTTACAGTTTGGAAAAAAATTCATCCGGTCTGCGATTGTGGGGAAAAAGTCTTCCTGGATTAGAGTTAAAGGTGGAAAGCCGGAATATCAATAA
- the zwf gene encoding glucose-6-phosphate dehydrogenase has protein sequence MNIQEKPKAIIVIFGATGDLAKRKLFPSIYRLVQHGKISGDFAVIGTARRPWTNDIFRENVKKSIENTLSTNKDLDTFTSHFYYHPFDVTEPSSYVELEALLQTLEGTYQTAGNRIFYLAMAPEFFGVIANHLKTNHLTESTGWTRLVIEKPFGHDLTSAKKLNNEIRAAFDEEQIYRIDHYLGKEMVQNIEVIRFANGIFEHLWNNRFISNIQITSSESLGVEERANYYDRSGAVRDMLQNHMLQMVSLLAMEPPIKLTTEEIRSEKVKVLRAIRQMHISEVNNYFVRGQYGNNGEDNEHSSGYREEAPELSDSNTETFVAGKIMIDNYRWAGVPFYIRTGKRMTEKSTKIIVEFNDIPMNLYYKNKQEKHPNLLVINIQPDEGITLYLNAKKAGSGNQTKPIKLAYTNHEINGINTPEAYEKLLYDCMIGDTTNFTHWQEVALSWTFVDPILQSWSETKPDFPNYPAGSMGPHAANELLAKDGFHWWPLNGE, from the coding sequence GTGAATATACAAGAAAAACCAAAGGCAATCATTGTCATTTTCGGGGCAACAGGTGATTTGGCCAAACGAAAATTGTTTCCATCGATCTATCGCCTCGTTCAACATGGCAAAATCAGCGGTGACTTTGCCGTTATTGGGACTGCCCGCCGGCCATGGACCAATGATATTTTCCGTGAAAACGTGAAAAAATCAATTGAGAATACCTTGTCAACCAATAAGGATTTAGATACATTTACATCCCATTTCTATTACCATCCATTTGACGTGACGGAGCCATCTTCTTATGTGGAACTGGAGGCACTGTTGCAGACCCTGGAGGGTACCTATCAAACAGCGGGGAACCGCATTTTTTATCTGGCCATGGCGCCGGAGTTTTTCGGGGTTATCGCCAATCATTTAAAAACAAACCATTTAACCGAGAGTACCGGATGGACCCGGCTCGTTATTGAAAAACCATTTGGGCATGACCTGACATCCGCCAAGAAGTTAAACAATGAAATTCGTGCGGCATTTGACGAGGAACAAATTTATCGGATCGACCACTATTTAGGAAAAGAAATGGTGCAAAATATTGAAGTGATCCGCTTTGCCAATGGTATTTTCGAGCATCTGTGGAACAATCGATTTATTTCCAACATACAAATCACTTCAAGTGAATCACTTGGAGTAGAGGAACGAGCCAACTATTACGACCGCTCAGGCGCTGTTCGTGATATGCTGCAAAACCATATGTTACAAATGGTCTCCCTGCTGGCAATGGAGCCACCGATTAAATTAACCACTGAGGAAATCCGCTCAGAAAAGGTGAAGGTATTGCGCGCAATCCGACAAATGCATATAAGCGAGGTAAATAACTATTTTGTCCGCGGGCAATATGGTAATAATGGCGAGGACAATGAACATAGCAGTGGTTATCGCGAGGAGGCACCGGAGCTTTCCGATTCGAACACAGAAACATTTGTCGCGGGCAAAATCATGATCGATAATTACCGGTGGGCAGGCGTTCCCTTTTATATCCGTACCGGTAAACGCATGACCGAGAAGTCCACGAAGATTATTGTCGAGTTCAATGATATTCCAATGAATTTATATTATAAAAATAAACAGGAAAAACATCCGAATTTATTGGTGATCAACATTCAACCGGATGAAGGAATCACCCTTTATCTGAATGCTAAAAAGGCCGGATCCGGAAACCAGACCAAGCCAATTAAACTTGCCTATACCAATCATGAGATTAATGGAATCAATACACCTGAAGCCTATGAAAAACTCCTTTATGATTGCATGATTGGGGACACGACCAACTTTACTCACTGGCAGGAAGTAGCCTTATCCTGGACATTTGTCGATCCGATCCTGCAATCATGGTCAGAAACAAAACCAGATTTTCCAAATTATCCAGCTGGTTCCATGGGGCCTCACGCGGCGAATGAACTACTTGCCAAGGATGGATTCCATTGGTGGCCATTGAACGGGGAATAA
- a CDS encoding threonine/serine exporter family protein: MIIIIVTQLITSFIAAAGFGIIFNAPRQSLIQCGLIGMLGWILYYWLVEQGMNVVPATVLAAMLVGALSQICAKLYKTPIIIFIVSGIIPLVPGGSAYDAMRHFVVNDYYTAVQLSTKVMLLSGGIAIGLMFSEVVNQLIIKLIRR; the protein is encoded by the coding sequence ATGATTATAATAATCGTTACACAACTTATCACCAGCTTTATTGCCGCTGCTGGGTTTGGCATCATATTCAACGCCCCGAGGCAGTCACTTATCCAATGTGGATTAATTGGCATGTTAGGGTGGATACTTTACTACTGGCTAGTTGAACAAGGAATGAATGTCGTTCCTGCAACTGTATTAGCCGCAATGTTAGTTGGTGCGTTAAGCCAAATTTGCGCTAAACTTTATAAAACACCTATTATCATTTTTATTGTATCAGGAATTATCCCACTTGTACCCGGCGGAAGTGCATATGATGCTATGCGCCACTTTGTCGTCAATGATTATTATACAGCCGTCCAATTATCCACCAAAGTTATGCTGCTATCAGGCGGCATTGCTATCGGCCTCATGTTTTCCGAGGTAGTCAACCAACTTATTATCAAACTAATTAGAAGATAG
- a CDS encoding ABC transporter permease, giving the protein MRIVSIIKRIILQFKMDKRSLALLFIAPLFVLTLLWVVLDMKAYEPVIAITDAPDAVQNILEEEDANIKVMGDQEARAALQNNTIDAHLSWGKKQPELTMEGSDPTASKAVQQLFSQVSRQLNPRALDMDIHFLHGSSDLQLFDNIGPVLIGFFVFFFVFLLSGVSFLRERTQGTLERLLATPLRRFEIVVGYMGGFGVFIIIQSIIIVLYSVYVLRMYMAGSIISVLCITFLLAIAAQSLGTLLSAYAKNEFQMIQFVPIVIVPQVFFSGIFHTEQVGWINAIGKIMPLTYGGDALKEIMLRGQGLHSVLTDILVLLGFSLVFILLNVVALKKHRKL; this is encoded by the coding sequence ATGCGTATCGTGTCAATTATTAAACGGATTATTTTGCAGTTTAAAATGGATAAGCGGAGTCTGGCGTTATTATTTATCGCACCATTATTTGTCCTGACACTATTGTGGGTCGTATTGGATATGAAAGCATACGAACCTGTCATTGCGATTACTGATGCGCCGGATGCTGTCCAGAACATTTTGGAAGAAGAGGACGCCAACATCAAGGTTATGGGTGATCAAGAGGCAAGGGCGGCATTGCAGAATAATACGATCGATGCCCATTTGTCTTGGGGAAAGAAGCAGCCGGAACTAACGATGGAAGGCAGTGATCCGACTGCAAGCAAGGCCGTACAGCAATTATTCAGCCAAGTATCCAGACAGCTAAATCCGCGGGCATTGGATATGGACATCCATTTTTTACACGGATCAAGTGATTTACAACTGTTTGATAATATTGGGCCAGTCCTTATTGGGTTTTTCGTGTTCTTTTTTGTCTTTTTGTTAAGTGGAGTATCATTTTTACGAGAGCGGACACAAGGAACACTGGAACGACTGCTGGCAACCCCATTACGACGCTTTGAAATTGTTGTAGGTTACATGGGCGGATTTGGCGTGTTTATTATCATCCAGTCGATTATTATTGTTCTTTATTCGGTCTATGTACTGCGAATGTATATGGCAGGATCAATCATCTCTGTCTTATGCATTACATTTCTGCTGGCAATTGCAGCACAAAGCCTGGGTACACTATTATCGGCATACGCCAAAAATGAATTCCAGATGATTCAGTTTGTCCCTATTGTCATTGTCCCACAAGTATTTTTTTCCGGAATCTTTCACACTGAACAGGTTGGCTGGATTAACGCCATTGGTAAAATCATGCCGTTAACCTATGGCGGTGATGCATTGAAGGAAATCATGCTCCGGGGACAGGGGCTTCACTCGGTCCTAACAGATATTCTGGTTTTGCTTGGCTTTTCATTGGTATTCATTTTGCTTAATGTAGTAGCATTAAAGAAGCACCGTAAATTATAG
- a CDS encoding CDP-glycerol glycerophosphotransferase family protein: MSPLQQKTTLVATFGDNIAYTIRALEKETNERFVIVKMPKCDIPFSEITTHQVLDFKAPVQWLKSIYHLATSRVIFVDNYLGILAKMNLKPQVMCIQLWHAAGAIKRFGLEDPAFQTRSDHAKQRIQTAYQRITHIVCGSEKMTPIFQKSFGNPELAVLRTGIPRTDFFFHPIEMKSVQLVLQRKYPVTSEKKIVLYAPTFRDYDIVHSHIPIDVNKFCEAFCDDYVLFLRLHPAIKHDFHNKYPGIVYDVSDVKDVSKLLVLTDILITDYSSIPFEFALLERPIIFFAYDLAEYQQTRGFWQDYETLVPGPIVTNSADLIRVMHQADYDMERIRQFAEEWNQYSDGNSSENLIKAVYFKGSIPG; this comes from the coding sequence GTGTCCCCTCTGCAACAAAAGACAACCCTGGTAGCGACATTCGGTGATAATATCGCCTATACTATTCGAGCTCTGGAAAAGGAAACAAATGAACGATTTGTTATTGTGAAAATGCCAAAATGCGACATTCCCTTTTCTGAAATCACTACACATCAGGTATTAGATTTTAAAGCACCAGTACAATGGCTAAAATCGATTTATCATTTGGCAACATCGCGGGTCATCTTTGTCGATAATTACCTCGGGATCCTGGCAAAAATGAATTTGAAACCACAGGTGATGTGTATCCAATTATGGCATGCAGCTGGAGCGATTAAGCGGTTTGGACTGGAAGATCCGGCTTTCCAAACACGTTCCGATCATGCCAAACAACGAATCCAAACCGCTTATCAACGCATCACCCATATCGTGTGCGGTTCGGAAAAGATGACGCCCATATTCCAAAAAAGCTTTGGTAACCCTGAACTTGCCGTGTTACGAACCGGGATCCCCCGAACTGATTTTTTCTTTCATCCGATTGAAATGAAAAGCGTCCAACTGGTACTGCAACGGAAATACCCGGTGACAAGTGAGAAGAAAATTGTCCTGTATGCACCGACATTTCGTGATTACGACATTGTCCATTCCCATATTCCGATTGATGTGAACAAGTTTTGTGAAGCCTTCTGTGATGATTATGTGTTATTTCTTAGGCTGCATCCGGCGATTAAGCACGATTTTCATAATAAGTACCCCGGCATTGTGTACGATGTTTCCGATGTGAAGGATGTCAGCAAACTGCTTGTCCTAACAGACATATTGATCACGGATTATTCCTCCATCCCGTTTGAGTTTGCCTTATTGGAACGGCCAATAATTTTCTTTGCTTACGATTTAGCGGAGTATCAGCAGACAAGAGGATTCTGGCAGGATTATGAAACACTTGTCCCGGGACCGATCGTTACCAATTCCGCTGACTTAATTCGGGTAATGCATCAAGCAGACTATGATATGGAACGAATTCGTCAGTTTGCAGAGGAGTGGAATCAATATTCAGACGGAAATTCCAGTGAAAACCTGATAAAAGCGGTATATTTTAAGGGATCTATCCCCGGCTAA
- a CDS encoding glycosyltransferase family 4 protein, whose protein sequence is MVYFGDLSIAFLIALVSTLLITFPVKKLAIKLGIMDVPNKRKIHRQIMPRLGGLAIFIGMFLGMVYLHPFGTYFKEILFGAIVIIITGMLDDKYQLRPTFKLTGQVIAASFLISAGLIIDQITIPVFGLVDLGFLSVLVTLVWIVGITNAINLIDGLDGLAAGVTTIAFLSMFIMAIIDVRLLAAYFCITLIGANIGFLFHNFYPAKIYMGDTGSNFLGYMIAVVSILGLFKNITLFGFIIPVILLAVPILDTVFAIVRRFRNGQSIMLPDNKHIHYQLIEKGFSHRQSVWIIYGFSALFGAIAILLSNATMTTAVIIILFVLVLFHFLAELGGLVMNGKRPVIDLLRKMFKRA, encoded by the coding sequence ATGGTTTATTTTGGTGATCTGTCTATCGCATTTCTGATTGCACTTGTTAGTACATTACTCATTACATTTCCGGTCAAAAAGTTGGCTATCAAGCTTGGGATTATGGATGTGCCGAACAAACGGAAAATCCATCGACAAATCATGCCGAGGCTTGGCGGCTTGGCAATATTTATTGGTATGTTTCTTGGCATGGTTTATTTGCATCCATTTGGTACCTACTTCAAGGAAATATTATTTGGGGCGATCGTGATTATTATTACCGGTATGCTTGATGATAAATACCAGCTTCGTCCAACCTTTAAGTTGACAGGACAGGTGATTGCGGCATCGTTCCTGATTTCTGCAGGGCTGATTATTGACCAAATTACGATTCCCGTTTTCGGACTGGTTGACTTGGGTTTTCTTAGCGTCCTGGTAACACTGGTATGGATTGTTGGTATCACCAATGCAATTAATTTGATTGACGGACTTGATGGTCTGGCAGCAGGAGTCACTACAATCGCCTTTTTATCGATGTTTATCATGGCGATTATTGATGTGCGCTTGTTGGCAGCTTATTTTTGCATTACGCTGATTGGTGCCAATATTGGTTTTTTGTTCCACAATTTCTACCCGGCCAAAATTTACATGGGAGACACGGGATCCAATTTTCTTGGCTATATGATTGCGGTCGTCTCCATCCTTGGCTTATTTAAAAATATCACCTTGTTCGGTTTTATTATTCCGGTCATCCTGCTGGCGGTTCCTATTCTGGATACTGTGTTTGCGATCGTGCGCAGGTTCCGTAATGGGCAAAGCATCATGCTGCCGGATAACAAGCATATTCATTATCAATTGATTGAAAAAGGATTCAGTCACCGGCAAAGTGTCTGGATCATTTATGGATTCAGTGCGTTATTTGGAGCCATCGCCATATTGTTGTCAAACGCAACCATGACGACAGCAGTCATTATCATCCTTTTCGTACTCGTGCTTTTCCATTTCCTTGCTGAACTCGGTGGCTTGGTGATGAACGGAAAACGCCCTGTCATCGACTTGCTGCGGAAAATGTTTAAAAGAGCGTAA
- a CDS encoding ABC transporter ATP-binding protein, with amino-acid sequence MIKLHQIEHRFEKEIVLRNIDFTIPEGQLFGLLGPSGSGKTTLVKIIIGLLEPTSGAVTIDQERIPSLNVMQEIGYMAQSDALYGELTARQNLDFFAGIYRIPKREREERIKQVAKMVNLTDHLDKTLEYYSGGMKRRMSLAAALLHQPKLLILDEPTVGIDPVLRASIWADLKELQKQGTTIIVTTHVMDEAEKCDSLALLRNGYVIAHGSPNELMEKSETESLEAAFLYYGGETTASKG; translated from the coding sequence ATGATCAAGTTGCATCAAATTGAGCATCGTTTTGAAAAGGAGATTGTTTTACGGAACATTGATTTTACGATACCTGAAGGACAATTATTCGGACTGCTTGGGCCTTCTGGGTCAGGAAAGACGACATTGGTGAAGATTATCATTGGACTTTTAGAGCCGACTAGTGGTGCGGTAACCATTGATCAAGAACGGATACCCTCGTTAAACGTCATGCAGGAGATTGGCTATATGGCGCAATCCGACGCATTATATGGGGAATTAACAGCAAGGCAAAATTTAGACTTTTTTGCGGGCATCTACCGGATTCCAAAACGTGAGCGGGAGGAACGGATTAAACAGGTTGCCAAGATGGTGAATTTAACCGACCATCTGGATAAAACACTGGAGTACTATTCGGGTGGGATGAAACGGAGAATGTCATTGGCGGCTGCCTTGTTACATCAGCCGAAGTTGCTTATTTTGGATGAACCAACTGTTGGTATTGACCCGGTTTTGCGGGCTTCTATTTGGGCGGATCTAAAGGAGCTGCAAAAACAGGGAACAACGATTATCGTAACGACCCATGTGATGGATGAAGCGGAAAAATGCGACAGTCTGGCATTGCTAAGGAATGGATACGTCATTGCCCATGGCAGTCCGAATGAATTAATGGAAAAAAGTGAAACTGAATCATTGGAAGCAGCATTTTTATACTATGGCGGCGAAACAACAGCTTCAAAGGGGTGA
- a CDS encoding threonine/serine exporter family protein encodes MNDPISVSMVCMLAGKITLESGAETHRVEDTMNRIASAFGLEDAQSYATPTGINFSSGPAESTNFIRISNRSTDLHKIANVNDISRKITAGEVDLPGALKLLKEVDRAKLTFPGWMQIISAAFVSGSFAFMFGGTWLNYLPAFFIGGLGFAALIGCDRFINTRFISEFLASILIGLLAFISIYCGWGSDLNKIIIGAVMPLVPGLHITNAVRDLMAGHLIAGLSKGVEAFLTAFAIGAGVAVVIGII; translated from the coding sequence ATGAATGATCCTATTTCTGTTTCCATGGTCTGTATGCTGGCGGGAAAAATTACACTGGAAAGCGGTGCCGAAACACACAGAGTAGAAGACACCATGAATCGTATTGCCTCTGCATTCGGGCTTGAAGATGCACAAAGCTATGCTACACCAACCGGCATCAATTTTTCATCGGGTCCAGCCGAATCAACCAACTTTATCCGAATTTCCAACCGCTCGACGGATTTGCATAAAATCGCGAATGTAAATGATATTTCACGGAAAATTACTGCTGGTGAAGTGGATCTGCCCGGCGCTTTAAAACTATTAAAAGAAGTAGACCGAGCCAAATTAACATTTCCGGGCTGGATGCAAATTATTTCTGCTGCATTTGTCAGTGGCAGTTTTGCATTTATGTTTGGCGGGACATGGCTCAACTACCTGCCAGCTTTTTTTATTGGTGGATTGGGATTTGCCGCCTTGATTGGTTGTGACCGGTTCATTAACACGCGTTTCATTTCAGAATTTCTTGCTTCTATCCTGATTGGCCTGTTGGCGTTTATTTCTATTTATTGTGGGTGGGGGTCCGATTTGAATAAAATCATCATCGGTGCGGTAATGCCCCTGGTACCTGGTTTGCATATTACCAATGCTGTTCGCGATTTAATGGCAGGTCATTTAATCGCCGGTCTCTCCAAAGGTGTTGAAGCATTTTTAACTGCCTTTGCGATTGGGGCAGGTGTAGCTGTTGTGATTGGAATAATATAA
- a CDS encoding APC family permease, which produces MEERQKLKKSLKPHWVWAIALGSSIGWGAFVQPTVWMEDGGPLGVIIGFLIGAALMMLIAVSYGFLIKSFPVSGGEFAYAFVSLGRTHAFICGWFLTLGYICIVALNASAFALMFKFVFPKVIENLPLYQIAGWKVYGMEIIIAVLVLLVFGYLNIRGTGLTGQVQFIFCCIMLAGVLAIVILVGGSPKTTFANVEPLFPAHTTSFAAIISIVAIAPWAYIGFDNVPQVAEEFNFSSKKAFGLIIMAILVSGILYSLMVLATAMAAPWEQLVAGNYLWGTAVAVTDVIGILGLVILAVALSMGIFTGLNGFIISSSRLLFAMSRAKILPGIFSKMHPKYKTPYVGIIFTVIIAMLAPWFGRQALLWVVDMSSIGVSIAYFYTCYTANMIFKWSAGSQHNPKKNVVAPGKKLIAIVGMLASLTFIALLLVPGSPAFLGMESLIALIIWIVLGLVFYFMKRREFNQIPKEKLNYLILGSKKIEVEDE; this is translated from the coding sequence ATGGAAGAACGACAGAAATTGAAGAAATCATTAAAACCACACTGGGTCTGGGCAATTGCTCTTGGTTCATCGATTGGCTGGGGGGCTTTTGTACAGCCGACTGTCTGGATGGAGGATGGCGGACCACTTGGTGTGATTATTGGCTTTTTAATTGGCGCCGCATTGATGATGCTCATTGCTGTCAGTTACGGATTTTTAATTAAAAGCTTCCCCGTTTCAGGCGGTGAATTTGCTTATGCTTTTGTAAGTTTGGGACGAACCCATGCGTTTATCTGTGGGTGGTTTCTAACCCTTGGATACATTTGTATTGTTGCCCTTAACGCGTCCGCATTTGCTTTAATGTTCAAATTTGTTTTCCCAAAGGTTATTGAGAATTTGCCGCTATATCAGATTGCTGGCTGGAAGGTATATGGCATGGAGATTATCATTGCCGTTCTGGTTCTGCTGGTTTTTGGCTATTTAAATATTCGTGGGACAGGCCTGACCGGACAAGTACAATTTATCTTTTGCTGTATTATGTTGGCAGGGGTGCTTGCGATTGTTATTTTAGTAGGGGGAAGCCCGAAAACCACTTTTGCCAATGTTGAACCACTGTTCCCGGCACATACCACATCATTTGCAGCTATTATTTCGATTGTTGCGATTGCACCATGGGCTTACATCGGATTTGATAATGTACCACAGGTCGCGGAGGAATTCAACTTTTCCTCTAAAAAAGCATTCGGATTGATTATCATGGCAATTCTGGTTTCCGGAATTTTATATAGTTTAATGGTACTTGCGACAGCGATGGCTGCACCATGGGAACAACTTGTAGCCGGAAATTATCTATGGGGAACCGCAGTCGCAGTTACCGATGTGATCGGGATACTGGGATTAGTTATTCTTGCAGTGGCATTGAGTATGGGTATTTTTACTGGATTAAATGGATTTATCATTTCGTCCAGCCGTCTGCTATTTGCTATGTCACGGGCAAAAATATTACCCGGCATATTCTCGAAAATGCACCCAAAATATAAGACGCCGTATGTAGGTATCATTTTTACTGTGATCATTGCTATGCTTGCACCGTGGTTTGGCCGGCAAGCTTTATTATGGGTCGTTGACATGTCATCGATTGGCGTGTCGATTGCGTATTTCTATACGTGCTATACCGCCAATATGATTTTTAAATGGTCAGCGGGTAGTCAACATAACCCGAAAAAAAATGTAGTTGCCCCGGGAAAGAAATTGATTGCGATTGTCGGAATGCTGGCAAGTTTGACGTTTATTGCGCTATTATTAGTACCCGGTTCACCAGCATTTCTTGGTATGGAATCACTTATTGCCTTAATTATCTGGATTGTCCTTGGCCTTGTATTTTACTTCATGAAACGGCGGGAATTCAATCAAATCCCTAAAGAGAAATTGAACTATTTGATCTTGGGAAGTAAAAAGATTGAGGTAGAAGATGAATGA
- a CDS encoding TetR/AcrR family transcriptional regulator — MEDNNHSASHSFTNIIKQTENMTPKQIKILEAAIELIAEKGYAATSTSEIAKRAGVAEGTIFRHYQTKKDLLMAIVHPVIAQFMIPTFAGKFVDEVFHHHHTSLQNFLYLLIKNRFSFVKDNVPLIKILIQELAFHPELQDALKKTALEKVIPAMQKTFDFYKEKGELRDIPNDQIIRMIGPAIIGFLFTRFIIQPDRAWDDETEIKQTIDYLMHGIGK; from the coding sequence ATGGAAGATAACAACCATTCAGCATCCCATTCATTTACAAATATAATCAAGCAAACGGAAAACATGACACCGAAACAAATCAAGATTTTAGAAGCAGCGATTGAACTAATTGCTGAAAAAGGCTATGCTGCCACATCAACCAGCGAAATTGCCAAACGAGCAGGTGTAGCTGAAGGGACGATTTTTCGTCATTATCAGACGAAAAAGGATTTGTTGATGGCCATTGTTCATCCGGTGATCGCGCAATTTATGATCCCGACGTTTGCTGGTAAATTTGTCGATGAAGTATTCCATCATCACCACACGAGCTTGCAAAACTTTTTATATTTACTAATTAAAAACCGGTTTTCGTTTGTGAAAGACAATGTTCCATTAATCAAAATTCTGATACAGGAATTGGCCTTTCATCCGGAACTACAAGACGCACTGAAAAAAACGGCTTTGGAAAAAGTAATCCCGGCAATGCAGAAAACATTTGATTTTTATAAAGAAAAAGGTGAGTTGCGCGACATTCCAAACGACCAAATTATCCGGATGATTGGTCCGGCGATTATTGGCTTTTTGTTTACCAGATTTATTATTCAGCCGGATCGTGCATGGGATGATGAGACGGAGATCAAGCAAACCATTGACTACCTGATGCATGGAATTGGCAAATAG